In the genome of Croceimicrobium hydrocarbonivorans, one region contains:
- the rplI gene encoding 50S ribosomal protein L9, with the protein MDVILKQDVEHLGYKDDVVTVKNGYGRNFLIPQGYAELATPSAKKVLAENIKQRMHKEAKAIEDAKKTAEGLNGLEIKMIAKVGKGNKLFGSLNNADLADELAKNGHSIDRKYIQIQGGTVKATGPYIAHIRLHREVNVEFNFEVVAEQA; encoded by the coding sequence ATGGATGTAATTCTGAAACAAGACGTAGAGCATTTAGGTTATAAAGACGATGTAGTAACTGTGAAAAACGGTTACGGTCGTAATTTCCTAATTCCTCAAGGATATGCCGAATTAGCTACTCCATCTGCAAAGAAGGTTTTAGCTGAGAACATTAAGCAGCGCATGCACAAAGAAGCTAAGGCTATCGAAGATGCGAAGAAAACTGCTGAAGGCCTGAACGGCTTAGAGATCAAAATGATCGCTAAAGTTGGTAAGGGTAACAAATTGTTCGGTTCCTTGAACAATGCAGACCTGGCTGATGAATTGGCTAAAAATGGTCATAGCATCGATCGTAAATACATTCAAATCCAAGGTGGTACTGTTAAGGCTACCGGTCCTTATATTGCACACATCCGTTTGCATCGTGAGGTGAATGTAGAATTCAACTTCGAAGTTGTAGCTGAACAAGCTTAA
- a CDS encoding PKD domain-containing protein, with protein MKNKLRLVWAFLFFTPGLIWSQQAANYSFSVSSSTYQELGPSANSLSAILADNASADVPIGFNFTFEGVSYDTVSAASDGFISFIKGAASTSGNDLDNGSSSRRPLVAPLWDDHDGKASTSAALYETTGSAPNRVFTFEWRDWEWSWNASDSVVSFQVKLYESTNVVEFHYRWECDSCITGPDASIGLSGASSFLSVYDVGTANPKVSNSSEYASLDTVVTDEVYSFTPPACPSPVLDSIHNITTAGFDVYWSGVTGDDVIINWGPAGFNQATSTAQNLDTSNTGMYGISGLTAGALYDVYLRRICSGGNSQWLGPIKVQLPCLAQSLPYSEDFNGSLGCFTVADSAGSADTWTWTADYSGSDLDGNPGFAFVNSDGAGSTSMDEYLISPVIDASAITGSLILEFDQYYLWYSSDNGYVEVYDGTNWVTVLSQNSTIGAWSNPNHQRIDLTSYANANLQVRFHYTAYYDWYWAVDNFSIQEELCNTSSNLGLIAAYSDSITINWDAGQGTSFGIEYGPAGFSPGSGTFASTTDTFYTATGLNTNSPYEFYLTDTCAGGSFSQTIGPFAANTTCTSASLPYIEDFEVWPLSCWDSTASAGFNWEPSGSSPDRYAYANFYWNSTGRAVISSRPINISQDAQVRFYWSHSYDSFYPDDQLLVRALSLNGSGVWDTILNLKGSTFDDPTAGGTTAGNFIEEILLLDPAVYTGNDVVIEIQGITDFGPDLFINDFNVEAVPPCPQVQNLRDSATTAWESILKWDDVSGNGSSYQVWFGPQGFYQGTQTTAGSQVILSSDTLLVDTLSGLSCYEYLVRSICGPGDSSVWTGPYSFCTPPTCPDPSALNASNSQLSQVDLDWTGGGASNFNLAIGAPGFSPAPSNIVNVSTNSYTATSLNAGTTYEAYVRDSCGLGDVSDWVGPISFTTAYNTNFLDNFDAFSFNNGGWQEADGQLSSTTNFTSTSSSWGADDYGNNTSNSSSQRVNIFYDGQYEWLISPSIYLDPAITNLQVEFDAAVTDYASTAQGYFGSDDSLALVISTDNGLSWSDANIIWLKTANDTIDSTGEHIILPLSGYSGYVKFGFYAGSTVDDPEDTDWFIDNFEVRTPRACANPTGLAVNGISTTGAVGHWTPGSAVILSTDIILTTAGQSPANGTVLNPTAADSIIFSNLTPSTRYCFYIVEECANGFSDTIGPECFTTQCLPMTAPYSQNFDSAPAQDPFDGIPCWTVIGPGASDIELVDVPDFGVANAPSAPNAVELNDGNFTAGDTAILVSPTFSDLGTGLNRISFEVAFESTVESLFVGLLDNPYDAGSLRIVDTITTTTAGVYQSYTYDFNDPALIGSAQNIALVHGTDIYEVYVDNFVYEAITVACQVPTALNVTATGCDTLSVDWTSNSGGSIIQYGPSGFTPGQGSFTGIVTSPFDITGLPLNTEFDVWVADTCGSDTSAYAGPFTLKTDSVGPIWASFTAQITNVTMTSADVSFDASASTNAVSYDWTFDNGSTGTGVNTNTSYAANGTYNVTLTVTDRCGATDDTTVAVVVQGISLEEEMLNSKIAIYPNPNKGQFNLELPNTGSSFDLTVTDLAGKVIYEQAELRSDSEHQISLPSVAKGVYMVILRSEGKRISRRLIIE; from the coding sequence ATGAAGAACAAACTACGTTTGGTCTGGGCCTTTTTATTTTTTACGCCTGGATTGATTTGGTCGCAACAAGCGGCTAATTATTCGTTTTCGGTTTCTAGTTCCACTTATCAGGAACTAGGACCTTCAGCAAATTCCCTATCGGCAATTCTCGCTGATAACGCTAGTGCCGATGTACCCATCGGTTTCAATTTTACCTTTGAAGGTGTAAGCTACGATACTGTATCGGCTGCTTCAGATGGTTTCATTTCCTTTATTAAAGGTGCTGCCTCTACCTCCGGAAATGATTTGGATAATGGCTCTTCTTCCCGAAGACCATTAGTAGCGCCATTATGGGATGATCATGATGGAAAGGCAAGTACATCTGCCGCATTATATGAAACCACGGGTTCCGCTCCTAATCGGGTTTTTACCTTTGAATGGAGAGATTGGGAGTGGAGCTGGAATGCATCCGATTCTGTTGTTTCCTTTCAAGTAAAGTTATATGAATCAACTAATGTGGTTGAATTTCATTATCGTTGGGAATGTGACTCTTGTATCACCGGACCAGATGCCTCAATCGGGCTTTCAGGAGCCAGCAGCTTTTTATCCGTATATGATGTAGGTACTGCAAATCCAAAAGTTTCAAATTCTAGCGAGTATGCCAGTTTAGATACTGTGGTAACAGATGAAGTTTATAGCTTTACTCCTCCAGCTTGCCCGTCTCCTGTTTTAGATTCTATTCATAACATTACAACCGCTGGTTTTGATGTTTATTGGAGTGGTGTTACCGGCGATGATGTAATTATCAATTGGGGACCTGCAGGTTTTAATCAAGCTACGTCAACAGCACAGAATTTAGACACCTCTAATACTGGTATGTACGGTATTAGCGGTTTAACAGCTGGTGCACTTTACGATGTTTATTTACGTCGTATTTGCAGTGGTGGTAATAGTCAATGGCTTGGTCCAATAAAAGTGCAATTACCCTGTTTAGCACAATCATTACCATATTCAGAGGACTTTAACGGCAGTTTAGGTTGCTTTACCGTAGCAGATAGTGCGGGTAGCGCTGATACTTGGACCTGGACCGCAGACTACTCTGGTAGTGATTTGGATGGAAATCCAGGATTTGCCTTTGTTAATAGCGATGGTGCAGGTAGTACATCAATGGATGAATATCTTATTTCTCCGGTTATTGATGCTTCTGCAATTACAGGAAGCTTAATATTAGAATTTGATCAATACTACCTTTGGTACAGTAGTGATAATGGATATGTAGAAGTTTATGATGGAACCAATTGGGTAACCGTTTTATCTCAAAATTCTACGATTGGGGCCTGGTCCAATCCTAACCACCAACGTATCGATTTAACTTCTTACGCCAATGCCAATCTGCAAGTTCGATTCCATTATACCGCCTATTATGATTGGTACTGGGCAGTTGATAATTTTTCCATTCAAGAGGAGCTTTGCAACACTAGTTCAAATCTTGGTCTAATTGCAGCTTATTCAGATAGTATCACTATCAATTGGGATGCAGGTCAAGGTACCAGCTTTGGCATTGAATATGGTCCAGCAGGATTTAGCCCCGGAAGTGGAACATTTGCTAGCACTACCGATACTTTCTATACTGCTACTGGATTAAACACCAATTCTCCGTATGAGTTTTATCTAACCGATACCTGTGCCGGTGGTTCTTTTAGTCAAACTATTGGACCATTTGCTGCAAATACTACCTGTACTTCCGCTTCTTTACCCTATATAGAGGACTTTGAAGTTTGGCCCTTAAGCTGCTGGGATTCAACAGCAAGTGCAGGTTTCAATTGGGAGCCATCAGGATCTAGTCCAGATCGTTACGCTTATGCTAACTTCTATTGGAATTCTACCGGTAGGGCTGTTATCAGCTCCCGTCCAATTAATATTAGTCAGGATGCTCAAGTGCGATTCTATTGGTCTCATAGTTATGATTCTTTCTATCCTGATGACCAGCTTTTAGTGCGTGCATTAAGCTTAAACGGATCAGGAGTTTGGGATACTATATTAAACTTGAAGGGTTCGACTTTTGATGATCCAACTGCTGGTGGTACTACTGCAGGTAACTTTATTGAGGAAATTCTTCTTTTAGATCCTGCTGTATATACAGGAAATGATGTGGTAATCGAAATTCAAGGTATTACTGATTTTGGCCCCGACCTATTCATTAATGACTTCAATGTTGAAGCGGTACCTCCTTGTCCTCAAGTACAAAACCTACGTGATAGTGCTACTACTGCCTGGGAAAGTATTTTGAAGTGGGATGATGTATCAGGAAACGGTAGCTCTTATCAAGTTTGGTTTGGCCCTCAAGGTTTTTACCAGGGAACGCAAACTACCGCAGGATCTCAAGTTATACTAAGCTCAGACACCTTATTGGTTGATACTTTAAGCGGATTGAGCTGCTATGAATATTTAGTACGATCCATTTGTGGTCCTGGTGACTCAAGTGTTTGGACTGGACCCTACTCATTCTGTACTCCACCCACTTGTCCTGATCCATCCGCTTTGAATGCGTCTAATAGTCAATTAAGCCAAGTAGATTTAGATTGGACCGGTGGTGGTGCCAGCAACTTTAATTTAGCGATTGGTGCTCCTGGCTTTAGCCCAGCCCCAAGTAATATTGTGAATGTTAGCACCAACTCCTATACAGCTACTAGTCTTAATGCAGGAACAACCTATGAGGCCTACGTTCGAGATAGTTGTGGATTAGGTGATGTAAGTGATTGGGTAGGACCTATTTCTTTCACTACCGCTTACAATACCAATTTCCTCGATAATTTCGATGCCTTCTCATTTAACAATGGTGGTTGGCAAGAGGCTGATGGTCAACTAAGCAGTACTACAAACTTTACCAGCACTTCATCCTCATGGGGCGCTGATGACTATGGTAATAATACCAGCAATAGCAGTAGTCAAAGAGTGAATATTTTTTATGATGGTCAGTACGAATGGTTAATCAGCCCAAGTATTTACTTGGATCCAGCTATCACCAACCTTCAAGTTGAATTTGATGCTGCGGTAACTGATTATGCAAGTACTGCTCAAGGCTATTTTGGTTCAGATGATTCCCTAGCCTTAGTTATTTCCACTGATAATGGTCTAAGTTGGTCTGATGCCAATATTATTTGGCTGAAAACAGCCAATGATACTATTGATAGCACGGGCGAGCACATTATCCTTCCCTTAAGCGGGTATTCTGGCTATGTGAAGTTTGGCTTCTATGCGGGATCTACCGTTGATGACCCTGAGGATACCGATTGGTTTATTGATAACTTCGAAGTACGTACCCCTCGTGCTTGTGCTAATCCAACAGGTTTAGCTGTAAATGGTATTTCTACCACTGGCGCCGTTGGGCATTGGACTCCTGGTAGTGCAGTAATCCTAAGTACAGATATAATTCTAACTACCGCAGGACAGTCTCCAGCAAATGGTACTGTCTTAAATCCGACAGCTGCTGATTCCATTATCTTCTCGAATCTCACTCCTTCTACCAGGTATTGTTTCTATATCGTAGAGGAATGTGCAAATGGTTTCTCAGATACTATCGGACCAGAATGCTTTACTACTCAATGTTTGCCTATGACCGCGCCTTACAGTCAAAACTTTGATTCGGCGCCTGCGCAAGATCCATTTGATGGTATTCCTTGTTGGACGGTAATTGGCCCTGGGGCAAGTGATATTGAATTAGTGGATGTACCAGACTTTGGTGTAGCCAATGCCCCTAGTGCTCCAAATGCCGTAGAGTTAAATGATGGTAATTTTACTGCCGGTGATACAGCGATTTTAGTAAGTCCAACCTTTAGTGATTTAGGTACAGGTTTAAATCGCATTTCTTTCGAAGTAGCTTTTGAAAGTACAGTTGAAAGCTTATTCGTAGGATTACTCGACAATCCTTATGATGCCGGAAGCTTACGAATCGTAGATACAATCACAACTACTACTGCCGGAGTATATCAATCTTATACTTATGATTTTAATGATCCTGCCTTAATTGGATCAGCGCAAAACATTGCATTGGTGCATGGCACCGACATCTATGAGGTGTATGTAGATAATTTTGTTTACGAGGCAATTACAGTTGCATGTCAGGTACCTACTGCCTTAAATGTTACAGCAACTGGCTGTGATACTTTATCAGTAGACTGGACCTCTAATAGCGGTGGATCTATCATCCAATACGGTCCTAGTGGATTTACACCTGGTCAGGGAAGCTTTACAGGCATCGTTACTTCACCATTCGATATTACTGGTTTACCATTAAATACCGAGTTCGATGTGTGGGTAGCTGATACTTGTGGTTCTGATACTAGTGCTTATGCTGGTCCATTTACCCTTAAGACTGATTCTGTAGGTCCTATTTGGGCGTCTTTCACCGCTCAGATTACTAATGTTACCATGACCAGTGCCGATGTGAGCTTTGATGCTTCTGCATCGACCAATGCAGTGTCTTACGACTGGACTTTCGACAATGGCTCTACAGGTACTGGTGTAAATACCAATACTAGTTATGCAGCTAATGGTACTTACAATGTAACCCTTACGGTTACCGACCGTTGTGGTGCTACTGATGATACTACTGTAGCAGTAGTAGTTCAGGGGATTTCTTTGGAAGAGGAGATGTTAAACTCTAAAATTGCAATCTATCCTAACCCTAACAAGGGTCAGTTTAATTTGGAGCTTCCAAATACTGGATCTTCATTTGATCTTACCGTGACTGATCTTGCTGGTAAAGTGATTTATGAGCAAGCTGAACTCCGCTCCGACAGCGAACATCAAATCAGCTTACCTTCTGTAGCGAAGGGAGTTTATATGGTGATTCTCCGTAGCGAAGGCAAGCGCATCAGTCGCCGCTTAATTATTGAATAA
- the rpsR gene encoding 30S ribosomal protein S18 has product MAELDTGSNQSEIRYLQPLKIDTGKREKFCRFRRYGIKYVDYKDPDFLAQFLNEQGKILPRRITGTSLKYQRKVSTAIKRARHLAILPYVTDNLK; this is encoded by the coding sequence ATGGCAGAATTGGATACCGGATCAAACCAATCCGAAATTCGTTACTTACAACCCCTGAAAATTGATACTGGCAAGCGCGAAAAGTTTTGTCGTTTCCGTCGTTACGGTATCAAATACGTGGATTATAAGGATCCCGATTTCCTCGCTCAGTTTTTGAATGAGCAAGGTAAAATCCTTCCTCGTCGTATTACCGGTACTTCTTTGAAGTATCAGCGTAAAGTTTCTACCGCTATTAAGCGTGCCCGTCACTTGGCCATCTTGCCATACGTTACCGATAACCTTAAATAA
- a CDS encoding tetratricopeptide repeat protein: protein MRQSTLILLLIIGGFHSGLSAQGTVLKKSQALIYQNLYAQAFAVLDQADSKNQNSDIFVAKLHLILDFHCYTKDYLHFALCDLHSGEKMDSLRSIPKEDGLIYFKADSIGKELLIKEPGNMQLHLAMGYFYQKLLEANQKDYMPSSAAQSRMQMHYELADRQGSRNYQSMYSLGILAMKGLDFQSALPYLQKAIELKPDHAESQANLAYALLQLNRQEEARLHADLAQKYFEDPILKAEAASMMALSFLQSGKDSLALNYFRQAYATNPDEMLSLRNILQLERKLDSNSFKQSRFIYFKKEPKSTTTFKDLYSLHPSLKEKKALLAFYQEQLKTEQEPVVLANLHLFSAVLLKDFEEADAMQKELALAREIYLEEYPPEHDIFVFMRSYFSPKNSQ from the coding sequence ATGCGACAATCGACATTAATACTGCTCTTAATTATCGGCGGCTTCCATTCTGGGCTTTCTGCCCAAGGCACGGTATTGAAAAAAAGTCAGGCACTGATCTATCAAAACCTATATGCTCAAGCATTTGCAGTGCTCGATCAAGCGGATTCTAAGAATCAGAACAGCGACATATTTGTAGCCAAACTGCATTTGATCTTGGATTTCCACTGCTATACAAAGGACTATCTTCATTTTGCCCTTTGCGATTTACACAGTGGCGAAAAAATGGATTCCTTACGAAGCATTCCTAAAGAAGATGGACTCATCTATTTCAAAGCCGACTCTATTGGGAAGGAACTATTGATCAAAGAACCCGGCAATATGCAGCTGCATTTAGCCATGGGCTATTTCTATCAGAAATTATTGGAGGCCAATCAAAAGGACTATATGCCAAGCTCCGCGGCACAAAGCCGCATGCAAATGCACTATGAATTGGCCGATCGGCAAGGCAGCCGCAATTATCAGTCGATGTACAGCCTGGGAATATTAGCCATGAAAGGCCTCGATTTTCAATCAGCCCTACCCTATTTGCAAAAGGCTATAGAACTAAAGCCCGATCATGCAGAATCGCAGGCAAACCTGGCCTATGCCCTATTGCAATTAAACAGACAGGAAGAAGCACGCCTGCATGCCGACCTGGCCCAGAAATATTTCGAGGATCCAATATTAAAGGCCGAAGCTGCCTCCATGATGGCACTCTCTTTTTTACAATCGGGAAAAGACAGCTTAGCCCTCAACTATTTCCGACAGGCTTATGCCACCAATCCGGATGAAATGCTCAGTCTTCGGAATATCTTACAATTGGAGAGAAAACTGGATAGCAACAGTTTTAAGCAAAGCCGATTCATTTATTTCAAAAAGGAGCCAAAAAGTACCACTACCTTCAAAGACTTATACAGTCTACATCCCAGTTTAAAGGAGAAAAAAGCCTTGCTCGCTTTCTATCAAGAACAATTAAAAACTGAGCAGGAGCCCGTAGTCCTGGCGAATTTACACCTCTTTAGTGCAGTACTTTTAAAGGACTTTGAAGAGGCAGACGCCATGCAGAAGGAACTGGCTTTGGCTCGCGAAATTTACCTTGAGGAATACCCTCCCGAGCATGATATTTTCGTTTTCATGCGTAGCTATTTCAGCCCTAAAAATTCCCAATGA
- the rpsF gene encoding 30S ribosomal protein S6, which produces MNQYESVFIMHPVLSEEQVRETVEKFKGFIEAKGGKVLHLENWGLKKLAYPIQSKRSGFYHLMEFQAEGEIITPLEVEMKRDERIIRFLNVRMDKHHVDYAKVRRQKLQNA; this is translated from the coding sequence ATGAATCAATACGAATCCGTTTTCATCATGCATCCCGTCTTATCTGAAGAACAGGTAAGGGAAACGGTAGAAAAATTCAAAGGCTTTATTGAAGCCAAGGGTGGTAAGGTCCTGCACCTAGAAAACTGGGGCCTTAAGAAACTCGCTTATCCAATTCAGAGCAAGCGCAGTGGTTTCTACCATTTGATGGAATTCCAAGCTGAGGGTGAAATTATCACTCCACTTGAAGTAGAGATGAAACGTGATGAACGCATTATCCGTTTTTTGAATGTTAGAATGGACAAGCACCATGTGGATTATGCCAAGGTGCGTCGTCAGAAATTGCAAAACGCTTAA
- a CDS encoding GNAT family N-acetyltransferase: MKSRLALAKMEDLPAMKSLFEASIRQTCNQDYSPEEIEAWLLSLKNKQRWEELIQNQIVWLALVEADLAGFCSLKDGHYLDFLYVLPDHQGLGIAKQLVAAAIDETRKLGNTKISSDISITARPFMEAQGWKVIRMNENPRADQTLINYRMELEL, translated from the coding sequence ATGAAAAGTAGATTAGCCTTGGCTAAGATGGAGGACCTCCCGGCCATGAAAAGTTTATTTGAGGCCAGTATTCGCCAAACCTGCAACCAAGACTACAGTCCTGAAGAAATTGAGGCTTGGCTTTTAAGCTTAAAGAACAAGCAACGCTGGGAGGAGCTTATCCAAAACCAAATAGTTTGGCTGGCTCTAGTCGAAGCTGATTTAGCCGGTTTTTGCAGTTTAAAAGATGGACATTATTTGGACTTCCTTTATGTATTACCCGATCATCAAGGATTAGGCATTGCCAAGCAATTAGTTGCTGCTGCTATTGATGAAACCAGAAAGCTGGGGAATACTAAAATAAGCTCCGATATCAGTATCACGGCCAGACCCTTTATGGAAGCGCAAGGATGGAAGGTAATTCGGATGAATGAAAACCCGCGGGCTGATCAGACCTTGATCAATTACCGAATGGAATTGGAGCTCTAA